The Myotis daubentonii chromosome 9, mMyoDau2.1, whole genome shotgun sequence genome has a segment encoding these proteins:
- the LOC132241830 gene encoding uncharacterized protein LOC132241830 — protein sequence MPLARDHAADAPQTLARVGGFHAAAPIPRPRVPGFPPLAGQGVLGAEPRAGHLAPRSPPIGARGGPESAQEVGRGSASNRGAQGRSARRSRLRLVVRRTTLEGAGLRPARMARVPEVADQRAQVSRAVQREWKGGGETEEHPCVRERHRLVAPARPGSSLQPRYRPLTGNRTQEPSVRKPAFSPLSHTGQGCVCHVKARVLTLPGGLHPSTRCWYLLLPDPACARQSTCG from the exons atGCCGCTTGCCCGCGACCACGCGGCTGACGCGCCGCAGACCCTCGCGCGGGTTGGCGGGTTCCACGCCGCGGCACCCATACCCCGCCCTCGGGTGCCGGGCTTCCCGCCCTTAGCGGGGCAGGGCGTCCTCGGGGCGGAACCCCGAGCCGGCCATCTCGCGCCCCGATCTCCGCCGATTGGCGCGCGCGGTGGCCCGGAGTCAGCCCAGGAGGTGGGGCGAGGCTCCGCGTCCAATCGCGGGGCGCAGGGACGCTCGGCGCGCAGGAGCCGCCTCCGATTGGTCGTCCGCCGCACCACGTTAGAGGGGGCGGGGCTTCGGCCGGCTCGGATGGCGCGCGTCCCGGAGGTGGCCGATCAGAGGGCGCAGGTGAGCCGGGCTGTGCAG agagagtggaagggagggggagagacagaggaacatccatgtgtgagagagagacaccgattggttgcccccGCACGGCccggatcgagcctgcaaccgaggtacaggcccttgaccgggaatcgaacccaggaaccttccGTCCGAAAGCCGGCGTTCtcgccactgagccacactggccagggctgtgtctgCCACGTGAAGGCTCGTGTCCTGACCCTTCCAGGAGGCCTCCATCCGTCCACCCGTTGTTGGTACTTGCTGTTGCCGGACCCTGCGTGTGCCCGGCAGAGCACCTGCGGGTGA